TGGTGATGCAGCGGGTCGCCGAGGACATGGGCGTCGCCGACACCTACCACCCGACGCCGGTCGGCGTGTTCTTCGGCGAGCCGGGCCAACCGGCCGAGGACCCGTACTTCGGCGGCGCGGGCCCGAGCCGGACCGGCTGCACGCAGTGCGGCGCGTGCATGTCCGGCTGCCGCGTCGGCGCGAAGAACACCCTGGTCAAGAACTACCTCTACCTGGCCGAGCGGAACGGCGCGCGGGTGCTGCCGCTGACCACCGTCACCGACCTGCGCCAGGCGCCGGACGGCACGTGGGCGGTCGGCGCCCGGCGGACCGGCGGCAAGCTCCGCAGGGGCAGGCGCACGATCACCGCGGGCCAGGTCGTGCTGGCCGCGGGCACGTGGGGCACCCAGCAGCTGCTGCACCGGATGGCGGCCGAGGGCGCCCTGCCGCGGCTCTCGCCCCGGCTCGGCGAGCTGACCAGGACCAACTCCGAGGCGATCATCGGCGCGGCCCGCTTCACCGTGGACGAGGACCGCGACTTCAGCCGGGGCGTGGCGATCACGTCGTCCATCCACCCGGACGAGCAGACCCACATCGAGCCGGTGCGCTACGGCAAGGGCAGCAACGCCATGGGCCTGCTCCAGACCCTGGCCACCGACGGCGCCAAGTCGACGCCGCGCCTGCTGCAGTTCCTCGCCCAGGCGATCCGGCACCCGCTGCGGCTGGCCAGGGTGATGTCGGTGCACCGGTGGAGCGAGCGGACGGTGATCCTGCTGGTGATGCAGAGCCTGGACAACTCCATCACCACGTTCACCAAGAAGGGGCTGTTCGGCCGCAAGCTCACCTCGAAGCAGGGGCACGGCGAGCCGAACCCGACGTTCATCGAGGCGGGCCACCGGGCCAACCTGCGAGCCGCCGAGCACATCGGCGGCATCCCGGGCGGCACCTGGGGCGAGCTGTTCAACATCCCGCTGACCGCGCACTTCATCGGCGGCTGCCCGATCGGCTCGGACCCGGCCTCCGGCGTCATCGACCCCTACCACCGGGTCTACGGCTACCCGGGACTGTCCGTGGTGGACGGCGCGGCGATCTCGGCGAACCTGGGCGTGAACCCGTCGCTCACCATCACCGCGCAGGCCGAGCGGGCGTTCTCGGTGTGGCCGAACAAGGGGGAGCCGGACCAGCGCCCCGACCAGGGCGCGGGCTACCGGCGGATCGCGCCGGTGACGCCGCGCGCCCCCGCCGTCCCGGCCGGCGCGCCCGGCGCCCTGCGACTGCCGATCGTGGAGGTCAGGTCGTCCTGACCCGGCCTACCGCCGGCGGGGCGCCAGCGTGAACCCCTCCGGCTTCAGCGTCAGCATCTCCGCCACCCGCAGGCGGTAGTCGGCGGGCGCGGTGAAGTCGTACCGCCGCAGCACCGCGCCCAGCGCCAGCGTCGCCTCGTGCACCGCGAACTGCCGCCCGATGCACGCCCGCTCCCCGGTGCCGAACGGCTTGTAGACGTGCGGCGGCCGGGCCCGGACGGCCGCCGGCTCGAACCGGTCCGGCGAGAACGACTCCGGCGAGTCCCACACCGACGGGTCCCGGTGCACCAGCGGCAGCAGCACCAGCGCCCACTGGCCCGCCCGCAGCGGGTACCGCCCGCCCAGCACCGTGTCCGCCCGCGCCTCCCGCGCGAACCCGGGCGCGGTCGGCCACAGCCGCAGCGCCTCGTCCAGCACCCGCCGCACGTACCGCAGCTTCGCCACCTGCTCGAACTCCGGCGCCTCCGCCGAACCCCACACCGCGTCGACCTCGGCCCGCGCCCGCTCGGCCACCTCCGGGTGCCGCGACAGGTAGTACAGGGCGAACGACAGCGCGCCCGACGTCGTCTCGTGCCCGGCGACCAGGAACGTGATCACCTGGTTGCGGACGTTCACGTCGTCCAGCTCGCCCGAGGACAGCATCAACCCGAGCAGGTCCGACCCGCCCGTCCCGCGCCGCACCCGGACGACCTCGTCCACGACCTCCGCCAGGTACCGCAGGTCGCCCTGGTACCGCCGCTCCGCGGCCCGCCCGAAGACCTTGCGCACCAGCGGGGGGCTGAAGCTCTTCCGCTGCGCGTACCGCAACGACCCGATCATCGCTCGCACGAACGGGTGAACATCGCCGCGCGAGAACGACTCGAACGAGTACCCGAACCCGACCCGCCCGATCGTCTCCAACGTCAGCTTCGTCATGTCGGCGGACACGTCGACCACCCCGCCCGCGTCCCACTTGGACACCAGCTCGGCGGTCACGTCCACCATCGTCCGGTGGTAGGCGCGCATGGCGCTCTGCGTGAACGCGGGCAGCAGCACCTCGTGCGCCGCCCTCCAGTTCGGCTCGTCGTTGTAGGCGGTGAACAGCCCGTCCCCGCCGACGTCCCGCAACGCCTCCACGCCCAGCGCCAGGTGCTTGGCGAACCGCGACTCGTCGGCCAGGTCGGCGGCCAGGTCCGCGCCGCCGACGAACACGACCTCCTGGTCGAGGAACCGCCGGGTGAAGATCGGGCCCAGCTCCCGGCCCAGCCGCATCGTGCCCTGCACCGGCGTGCGCCGGTCGGCGCCCAGGACGTCGCCCAGGACCGGCACCCGCCACCGCGGGTGGGGCAGCTCGGCGGTCCTCACCTCTTGTCCCGGTTCGCCGCGCTCAGCCGTCGCATCAAGTCCTCGTTGGCCAGCCGCCGCTGCAACCCCGAGGAGAACGCCGGGAACGCCCCGCCGAGCGCGCTCGCCACCCGCAGCTCCGGCGGCGCCACGTTCACCTCCGCCCGGTCGCCCTCGATCGCGCCGACCACCCCCACCGCCACCTGCTCCGGCGACACGGTCCGCATCCCGGCCGGCGGCCGGGCGCCCGTCCCGGCGAACATCCCGGCGTCCCGCACGAACCCCGGCTGCACGATCGACACGCCCACCCCGCTGCCGCGCAGGTCCTCCCGCAGCCCCAGCGCGAACCCCCGCAGCCCGAACTTCGTCGCGTTGTAGAGGGACGAGTAGGGCGAGGCCACCTTCCCCGCCAACGACCCGACGAACACCACGTGCCCGCGCCGCGCCGCCACCATCGACGGCGCCAGGGCGTGCGCCAGCGCGATCGGCGCCTCCAGGTTCACCGCCAGGGCCCGCCTGACCTGCTCCTCCGCCAGGTCCAGCAGGGCGCCGCTCGCGGGCAGGGCCGCGTTGGCGACCAGCACGTCCACCGGCCCGACCTCCTCGGCCAGCCGCCGGACGCCGTCCGCCGAGGCCAGGTCGGCCACCACGGCCCGCCCGCCGACCTCGGCGGCGAGGCCGTCCAGCTCCGCCACCCGCCGCCCGGTCAGCACGAGCCGCGCCCCGCGCCGGGCGAACTCGCGCGCGACGGCGTGCCCGATCCCGCCCGTCGCGCCGGTCAACAGCACGGTCGTTCCCCGCACCCGCATGAACCCTCCCGATACTGTTCGTTCGAACGAACAGTATCGCGGATCGACGCCGACACCCAGCGGGGCACAATGGCCGCATGACGACCAGGCAGCGGATCATCGGGGCCGTGCTGCGGATCATCGGTGACGACGGTGTCGCGGGCGTGACCAACCGGCGCATCGCCCAGGAGGCGGGCGTCTCGCTCGGCTCGGTGACCTACCACTTCGCCACCCAGCAGGACCTGCTGCGGGAGAGCCTGCGGCACTTCGTCACCGAGGAGACGAAGCGCTTCGGCGAACTGGCGACGCGGGACGACACCAGGTGCGCCGACCTCGGCCAGGTGGTCGAGGTGGTCGGCCAGGTGGCCGAGGCCACCGGCGCCGACAGCGAGCGCATCGCGCCGTACGAGCTGTACCTGCACGCCGGCCGCGACCCGGAGCTCCGGGCCGCCGCCGCCGAGTGCTTCGCCGCCTACGACAAGCTCGCCGAGACCGTCCTCGCCTCCATCGGCGTCAAGGACGCCGACCAGGTCGCCGGCGCCGTCGTCGGCCTGGTCATGGGCCTCAAGCTGCGCGCCCTGGCCACCGGTTCCGGCTCCGAGGACCTGGTCAACGGCCTGCTCATGCTCGCCAGGGGCGCGCTCAAAGAGTGATGCCGGTGAGCACCAGCGTGCGCTCCTCGGTGAAGTCCTCCATCGCCGACCGGACGCCCTCGCGCCCGGTCCCGGACCCCTTCACCCCGCCGTAGGGCATCTGGTCGGCCCGGTAGGACGGCACGTCCCCGATGATCACGCCGCCCACCTCCAGCTCCGCCGCGGCCTCGAACGCCACCCCGACGTCCCGGGTGAAGACGCCCGCCTGCAACCCGTACTCGGTCGCGTTGGCCAGCTCGAACGCCTCCGCCACCGACCCGACCACCGACACCGCCAGCACCGGCCCGAACACCTCCTCGCGCCACAGCCGCGCGTCGGCGGGCACGTCCTGCACCACCGCGGGCTCCACCGTCGTCCCGGTCCGCCCGCCGCCGACGTGCAGCACACCGCCGCCCGCCACGGCCTCCTCCACCCACTCCTCGACCCGCCGCGCGTTGTCCTCGTCGATCAGCGGGCCCACCTCGACCTCCGGGTCGTGCGGGTCGCCGGTCCTCAGGGCGCGCACCGCCTCGACCAGCTTCGGCACGAACTCCTCCGCCACGTCCCGGTGCACCAGCACCCGCTGCACCGCGATGCACGACTGCCCGGCCTGGTAGTTGCCGAACGTCGCGATCCGCTCCGCCGCGAGGTCCAGGTCCGGCCAGTCGGCGCACACGATCGCCGCCGAGTTGGACCCCAGCTCCATCACCACGTGCTTGCGCGGGGCCGAGTCCATCAGCGACCACCCCACCGACGTCGACCCGGTGAACGAGATGACCGGCAACCGCTCGTCGGTCACCAGGGACTTCATGTCCGCCCCCCGCACCGGCAGCACGGAGAACGCCCCCTCCGGCAGGTCCGTCTCGGCCAGCAGCTCACCCAGCAGCAACGCCGACAGCGGCGTCGCCGACGCGGGCTTCACGATCACCGGGGCGCCCACCGCCAACGCCGGCGCCACCTTGTGCGCCACCAGGTTCAGCGGGAAGTTGAACGGCGCCACCGCCAGCACCGGCCCGCGCGGCACCCGCCGGACCACGGCCATCCGCCCCTCGCCGCCGGCGTCCGTGTCCAGCCGCTGCAGCTCGCCGCTGAACCGCCGCGCCTCCTCGGCCGCGAACCGGAACGTGCTCACCGCCCGCCGCACCTCGACCTCGGCCCACTTCAGCGGCTTGCCGTTCTCCGCCGTGATCGTCTCGGCGATCTCCTCGCCCCGCTCCTCCAGCGCCCGCGACACCTGCAGCAGCGCCGCCGCCCGCACGTGCGCCGGCGTCCGCCGGAACCGCTTCGCCACCCCGGCCGCCGCCGCCACCGCCCGCTCGACCTGCTCCGGGCCGGGCACCGCCACCGACGCCACCTCCGTCCCGTCGAACGGGTGGTGCACCGCGATGGCCGAAACACCCTGCTCGGCGTGTCCGGCAACCCAACAGGGTCGTGGCTGAGGCGTGAACGCGTCCATGACCAACACCGTATTCCCGCCGGCCCCGGTCCGACTCATTGATCTTTGACGCACCCCCGCGCTCACAGCCCGAGCAGGTTCTCCTCCACGTACGCCATGTGGCCCAGGTAGTAGGAGTCGTGGCCCTCCTCCCGCTGGCGCCGGAACTCCGGCCGCTCGCGGATCATCGCCACCATGTCGGCCAACCGGGCCAGCACCCGGCGCCCCAGCCCGGCCACCGGCATCCCGTACGCGTCGCAGAACAACCGGGCCCGCCGCCGCTGCTCCTCGACCGCGCCGAACTCCGGCGAGAACGGCACCAGGCAGTACGCCGTGTACGCCACGTCCCACCACCGCGGGCCGGGCCGGGCCCCGTCGAAGTCGAACACCCCGACCGGCAGCCCGTCGCGGAAGACCATGTTGTACGGCGCGAGGTCGTTGTGGCAGATCACCTCAACGGGTGAAACAGCCGGGAACTGCCACCCCTCCTCGAACCCGGCGGCGCCCACCAGACCCGTCGTCGCGTCGTGCAGCCGCCGCACCATCCGGCCCACCGCCACCAGCGCCTCGTCGGTGCGCAGCTCCGCGCCCAGCGGCGGGTGGCCGACCTCACCCACCAGGTACGACAGCACCTCCCGCTCCCGCCCGCCCACCACCTCCACCCCGTGCACCGCCGGTGAGATGCCAAGCGGCGCAAGGTGTTCCAGCAGGCGGTGCACGGTGGGCGTCCAGGGCCCGGTCGGCCTGCGGACCGTCGACCCGACCCGGACGACCTCGTTGAGCCCGCCTCCGGTGAGCACTTCCTCTTCCACGCATGACATCCTTCACCTGCGCGGATCCGCCAGACGAGAGGTTTTCCCCCAGTGGCCGAGAGCAGCAACCGCCCTGTGCTGGTAATCGACTTCGGTGCGCAGTACGCGCAGCTGATCGCCCGGCGCGTCCGGGAGGCGCAGGTCTACTCCGAAGTCGTCCCGCACACCACACCCGTGGCGGAGCTGCTGGAACGCGACCCCGCCGCCATCGTGCTGTCCGGCGGGCCGTCGAGCGTCTACGAGCCCGGCGCGCCCCAGGTCGACCCGAAGCTGTTCGACGTGAACGTCCCGGTGTTCGGCATCTGCTACGGCTTCCAGGCCATGGCGGGCGCCCTGGGCGGCACGGTCGAGCACACCGGCACCCGCGAGTACGGCCGCACCGACCTGGGCGTGCAGCAGACCGGCGGCCTCCTGCACGAGGAGCTGCCCGCGAAGCACCCGGTGTGGATGAGCCACGGCGACTGCGTCACCAAGGCGCCCGAGGGCTTCACGGTCACCGCGACCAGCGAGGGCGCCCCGGTGGCCGCGTTCGAGGACACCGAGCGCCGGTTCGCGGGCGTCCAGTACCACCCCGAGGTCGGGCACTCGCCGCACGGCCAGGAGGTGCTGCGCCGCTTCCTGCACGAGATCGCGGGCATCCGGCCGCAGTGGACGACGTCCTCGATCGTGGACGAGCAGGTCGCGCGGATCAAGGCGCAGGTCGGCGACGGCAAGGCCATCTGCGGCCTGTCCGGCGGCGTCGACTCGGCGGTCGCCGCCGCGCTCGTCCAGCGGGCCATCGGCGACCGCTTGACCTGCGTGTTCGTCGACCACGGCCTGCTGCGCGCGGGTGAGCGGGCGCAGGTCGAGCGCGACTTCGTGGCCGCGACCGGCGTCAACCTCGTCACCGTCGACGCCCGCGAGCGCTTCCTGGACGCCCTCGCCGGCGTCACCGACCCGGAGCAGAAGCGCAAGATCATCGGCCGTGAGTTCATCCGGGTCTTCGAGCAGGCCGAGCGGGACCTGAAGGCCGAGGGCGACTACCGGTTCCTCGTCCAGGGCACGCTCTACCCCGACGTGGTCGAGTCCGGCGGCGGCGCGGGCACCGCGAACATCAAGAGCCACCACAACGTCGGCGGCCTGCCGGACGACCTCCAGTTCACCCTGGTCGAGCCCCTGCGCGCCCTGTTCAAGGACGAGGTGCGCCGGGTCGGCGCCGAGCTGGGCCTGCCGGAGACGATCGTGCAGCGCCAGCCGTTCCCCGGTCCCGGCCTGGGCATCCGGATCATCGGCGAGGTCACCCAGGAGCGCCTGGACGTCCTGCGCAAGGCCGACGCCATCGCCCGCGAGGAGCTGACCAGCGCCGGTCTCGACCGTCAGATCTGGCAGTGCCCGGTCGTGCTGCTGGCCGACGTGCGCAGCGTGGGCGTGCAGGGCGACGGCCGCACGTACGGCCACCCGGTCGTGCTGCGGCCGGTGTCCAGCGAGGACGCCATGACCGCCGACTGGACCCGGTTGCCCTACGACGTGCTGGAGCGCATCTCGACGCGCATCACCAACGAGGTCAACGAGGTCAACCGGGTGGTCCTGGACGTGACGAGCAAGCCGCCGGGCACCATCGAGTGGGAGTAGCGGAAAGGGCCCGTCCACCGGACGGGCCCTTCCTCGTTCCCCTCACCGACGCCGTCGCGCCGCCCCCGCCAGCAACCCCAACCCGATCACCATCGCCCCCCCGGCCAACGCCCACCTCAGGTCGAGGAACGCGGGCCACGAAGCGCCGTCGGAGAGCATGTAGGCGGCGGCGACCATGGCCGCGACCCCGAACACCAGCCCCACCACGTCGACCCCGCGCTTCTCGACCGAATCCTGGTCAGCCACGACTCACCTCCACCTCTCCGAGATCCGTGCGCACGTCGAGCACGATCTTCAACCCGCCCGGTCCGTCGGCGCCGTCGCTGGTGACCTCGAACCGCTGGTCGCCGTCGCCCTGCTCGTCGAGGCAGGTGACCGTCCCCATGTCGGACCGGCACGTCACCGTCACGTCCGCGTCGGCGGGGACCCTGACCCGCGCCACGCCGACACCGACCTCGACGTCCGTGGTCACCGTCCCGGTGCTCGGCAGCCCGGTCAGGTCGAGGTCGACCTCGCCCATGCTCACCGCGTACCGGGACTCGACCTGCTCCACCGACTTCGGCTGCGCGGAGTAGTTGCCCATCCGCTCCGAGCCGGACCCCTCGAAGTCGATCGAGGTGATCGCCACCCCGACCACCGACAGCGGCACGACGAGCCAGATCAGCCCGCGCCCACCGCCGCCGCGCAGCGCGCCGAGCACCATCCCCGCGCCCAGCACCGCGACCAGCAGCCCCAGCACGTGCCGGGTGTCGAACCAGTCCGAGTACGCCGACGCCACCAGCGACCCGGCCAGCACCACCAGCGACGCCCCGAACGTCGCCGCGCCGACCCGCGACCGGGGCCGCACCGGCGCCGCCGACGTCACCACCGGCGCGGGCGCGGACGCGGGCTCCGGCAGGTCCCAGGCGAACGGCGCCGCACCCAGCGGGTCCCACGCCGGCGGCTTGACCTCCGCGGTCCCACCCGGACCCGCACCCGCACCCGAATCCACGCCGTCCCCCACCTCGAATGCCGTCGTCGCGCTCTCCGGCCGGTTGAGCTGCCCGCGTCCGCGGTGCAGCAGGTAGATCGCGCCGACGGACAGCAGCACACCGCCGACCATGGTGAAACCGCCGTCGACGAAGAAACCGGTCGACGGGATCACCGCGATCCCGAGCACCACCGTCAACGCGGTCGGCGTCGAGCTGCGCCCCCTGCCGAGCAGCGCCTCGGCCGCCGACACCTCGTCGTCGGCCTGCGCCAGCAACAGCCAGCCCAGCAGGTAGATGAGCACCCCGGCGCCGTTGCACAGCGCCATGGCCACGAACGCCACCCGGACGATCACCGGGTCGATCTGGTACCGCTCGGCGATACCGGCGGCGACACCGGCGATCTTGCGACCGTCGTGGGGCCGCCTGGGCCTGGTGGCCCAGAAGTCCTTCAACGTCTCTTCGACGCTGGCTGCGCTGATGTTCCCGCTCACGGTGACCAGCTTGCTGAACCCGCCGCTCCCGCACATCGGGGACCCACCCTGAACCGCGCATCGGGTGGAACCCTGATGACCCGCCCCGACCAGCGTGTGACCATCGAGGGGTGAGCGTGGAGACGAAGGCCGTCGAGCCGGTGCGTCGCAGGCGGACCGGCCGGGTGGTCGCGGGCGTGGCGGGCGGTGTCGCCGACCACCTCGGCATCGAGGTGTTCTGGGTGCGGGCGGCGTTCGCCGCGCTGACCGCGCTCAACGGCGTCGGCGTGATCGCCTACGGCCTGCTGTGGATGTTCGTGCCGCAACGCGCGGCCGACGCGCCGGAGCAGCCGTCGAACCCGCGGGAGCGCCAGCAGGCCCTCGGCCTGGTCGCCCTGGGCATCGCCGCGGCCGTCCTCGCCGGCCTCTTCTCCGGCCCGGTCAGCGGCTGGATCGCCGGACCGCTCGCGGTGGCGCTGGTCGGCGCGGCCGTGGTGTGGCGGGAGGCGGACGAGGCGCAGCGCCGCCGGTGGCGGGACGGCGCGAAGTCCGGCCTCCTCGGCGGCTCCGGGCGCACCACGTTCGTGCGCGTGCTGGCGGGCGTCGCCCTCGTCGCCATCGGCATCGGCGTGCTGCTGGTGAACAGCTACGGCATCGACCAGCTCCGGTTCGCGCTGCTGGCCGTGGTCGCCACGCTCGGCGGTGTCGCGGTGCTGACCGTGCCGCTGTGGATCAAGCTGATCAACGACCTCGGCGAGGAGCGCCGGGTGCGCATCCGCACCGAGGAGCGCGCCGAGATCGCCGCCCACCTGCACGACTCCGTGCTGCAGACGCTCGCCCTGATCCAGAAGCAGGCGGAGCAGCCGCGCGAGGTCAAGCGGCTGGCCCGCGGCCAGGAGCGGCAGCTGCGCGAGTGGCTGTACGGGCGGGTCGTCGGGGACAACAACGAGCCGACCACCATGTCCGCCGCCATCGCCAAGGCGTCCGGCGAGGTGGAGGACACCTTCGCGCTGGCCGTGCAGCAGGTCGTGGTCGGCGACTGCGTGCTGGACCCGAACCTGTACGCGCTGGTGCAGGCGGCCCGCGAGGCGATGGTGAACGCGGCCAAGCACGCGGGCGTCGCCGAGATCAGCGTGTACGGCGAGGTCGAGCCCGAGCGCGTCACCGTCTTCGTCCGCGACCGGGGCAAGGGGTTCGACCCGGAGACCGTCCCGGAGGACCGGCATGGCCTGGCGGACTCCGTCGGGGGGAGGATGGACCGGCACGGCGGCGAAGTCCGGATCCGCACCCGGCTGGGTGAGGGCACGGAGGTGCAGCTGATGATGCCGAGGAAATCCGCAGACAAGCGAGAAACGGGGGCCAGGACATGACCGTTCGGGTGTTCCTGGTGGACGACCACGCGTTGTTCCGCGCCGGGGTGCGGGCCGAGCTGGACTCGATCACCGACGAGGTCGAGGTCGTGGGCGAGGCCGGCTCGGTCGGGGAGGCGGTGGCGGGGATCGGGCACCACCGCCCGGACGTGGTGCTGCTCGACGTCCACATGCCCGACGGCGGTGGCGCGGAGGTGCTGCGGCAGGTGCGCACGGCGCTGCCGGAGGTGGTGTTCCTGGCGCTGTCGGTGTCCGACGCGGCCGAGGACGTCATCGCGGTCATCCGCGCCGGCGCCCGCGGGTACGTGACGAAGACGATCTCCAGCCAGGAGCTGGTGCGCGCGGTGGTGCGGGTCTCCGAGGGCGACGCGGTGTTCAGCCCGCGGCTGGCCGGGTTCGTGCTGGACGCGTTCGCCGACCGGCCGGGCGCGGCTCCGATCAGCGACCCCGAGCTGGACCTGCTGACCCCGCGCGAGCGGGACGTGCTGCGGCTGCTGGCGCGCGGTTACGCGTACAAGGAGATCGCCTCGGAGCTGTTCATCTCGGTGAAGACGGTCGAGACGCACGTGTCGAGCGTGCTGCGCAAGACGCAGCTGTCCAACCGCTACGAGCTGTCGCGGTGGGCCTCGGACCGCAGGCTCGTCTAGATCAGCAGCTCCGACCAGGTGATGCGCAGCCGGCCGTCCGACGGCTCGACGAGGAGCTGGTAGCGCCCGGCCGTCTCGACGCCCGCCTGGATGAATGTCACCCGCACCCGGACGACGAACCTCGTGGACGCACCGTCCTGGACGGCCTCGAACAGGTCGGTGCGCACCTCGTCGTACTGGCCCCAGAACGCCTGGTACTCGGGGAACGGCTGCCGGTAGCCCGCCGCCAGGTTGTCCCAGGCCGCCTCGGTGCTCTCCGGCAGCAGGTCGTAGTGGGAGCGGATCAGCTCGGCGGCGTCTTCGGTCGTGTAGGCGGGCGCGGTGGGACCGCTGCCGCCCTGGAGGCCACCGGCCGAGTCGCCGCCGAAGAAGTCCGGCCGCAGCGCGCCCAGCACCACGGCGCTCGTGACCACGAGCAGCACGACCGTCGCGACCACGGGCGCCGGCCACCGCCTCCCGGCCGCCGACCCCGGGTCCTCCGCCGCCGTGCCGGCCCCCGGCTCGACCGCCCCGGCTTCGACCGCCCCGGCCCTGCCCGCTCCGGCCTCGACCGCCGCCGCCTTGACCCCTTCGGCCCTGGCCGCTCCGGTCCTGCCCGCCTCGGTTTTGCCTGCTCCGGTCCTGTCTGCTCCGGTCCTACCCGCTCCAGCCTTGCTCACTCCGGCCCTGTCTGCTGCGGTCCGGCCTGCGCCGGCCCTGGCTGTTCCGGCCCTGACCGCCGACGTCCTGACTGTCGCCGCCCTGACCGCCGCGGCTTCCGCTTCGACCGGGCCGGCCAGCAGCTGCGCCGCCTCCGCCGCCGTGGGCCGCTCCGCCGGGTCCGCGGCCAGCAACCGGGTCAGCACCCCGGTGAGCGCCCCGGACCGCGTCGGCGGCTCGATCCGCCCCGCCGCCGCCCGGTAGAGCAGCCCGAAGTTGTTGTCGCTCACCCCGTGCGGCGACCGCCCCTCGACCGCCGCGTACAGCGTCGCGCCGAGCGAGAACACGTCCGAAGCCCGTCCCGGCTGCTCACCCCGGGCCACCTCGGGCGCGAGGTACGCCGGTGTGCCCGTGATCATCCCGCTGTCCGTGAGCGTGCCGTCGCCGGCGGCACGCGAAATGCCGAAATCGGTGAGCTTGACCGCCCCGTCGTGCCCGATCAGCACGTTCGACGGCTTCACGTCCCGGTGCACGATGCCCGCCGCGTGCGCCGCGGCCAGCGCGGTGGCCACCCGCCGGCCGATCCGGGCCGCCTCGGCCGGCTCCAGCCCGCCCTCCTCGGCCAGCAGCCCGGCCAGGCTGCGCGAGGGCAGGTACTCCATGACCAGCCAGGGCCGGTCGTCCTCCACCACCACGTCGAACACCGAGATCGCGTCGG
This genomic window from Saccharothrix sp. HUAS TT1 contains:
- a CDS encoding PspC domain-containing protein, which translates into the protein MSGNISAASVEETLKDFWATRPRRPHDGRKIAGVAAGIAERYQIDPVIVRVAFVAMALCNGAGVLIYLLGWLLLAQADDEVSAAEALLGRGRSSTPTALTVVLGIAVIPSTGFFVDGGFTMVGGVLLSVGAIYLLHRGRGQLNRPESATTAFEVGDGVDSGAGAGPGGTAEVKPPAWDPLGAAPFAWDLPEPASAPAPVVTSAAPVRPRSRVGAATFGASLVVLAGSLVASAYSDWFDTRHVLGLLVAVLGAGMVLGALRGGGGRGLIWLVVPLSVVGVAITSIDFEGSGSERMGNYSAQPKSVEQVESRYAVSMGEVDLDLTGLPSTGTVTTDVEVGVGVARVRVPADADVTVTCRSDMGTVTCLDEQGDGDQRFEVTSDGADGPGGLKIVLDVRTDLGEVEVSRG
- a CDS encoding PspC domain-containing protein gives rise to the protein MSVETKAVEPVRRRRTGRVVAGVAGGVADHLGIEVFWVRAAFAALTALNGVGVIAYGLLWMFVPQRAADAPEQPSNPRERQQALGLVALGIAAAVLAGLFSGPVSGWIAGPLAVALVGAAVVWREADEAQRRRWRDGAKSGLLGGSGRTTFVRVLAGVALVAIGIGVLLVNSYGIDQLRFALLAVVATLGGVAVLTVPLWIKLINDLGEERRVRIRTEERAEIAAHLHDSVLQTLALIQKQAEQPREVKRLARGQERQLREWLYGRVVGDNNEPTTMSAAIAKASGEVEDTFALAVQQVVVGDCVLDPNLYALVQAAREAMVNAAKHAGVAEISVYGEVEPERVTVFVRDRGKGFDPETVPEDRHGLADSVGGRMDRHGGEVRIRTRLGEGTEVQLMMPRKSADKRETGART
- a CDS encoding response regulator transcription factor, which encodes MTVRVFLVDDHALFRAGVRAELDSITDEVEVVGEAGSVGEAVAGIGHHRPDVVLLDVHMPDGGGAEVLRQVRTALPEVVFLALSVSDAAEDVIAVIRAGARGYVTKTISSQELVRAVVRVSEGDAVFSPRLAGFVLDAFADRPGAAPISDPELDLLTPRERDVLRLLARGYAYKEIASELFISVKTVETHVSSVLRKTQLSNRYELSRWASDRRLV
- a CDS encoding serine/threonine-protein kinase, with the protein product MAESGGTVGGRYSLVERVGSGAMGVVWRARDGLLDREVAVKQLRWPDLTADEVDVARARAMREARNAARLQHPDAISVFDVVVEDDRPWLVMEYLPSRSLAGLLAEEGGLEPAEAARIGRRVATALAAAHAAGIVHRDVKPSNVLIGHDGAVKLTDFGISRAAGDGTLTDSGMITGTPAYLAPEVARGEQPGRASDVFSLGATLYAAVEGRSPHGVSDNNFGLLYRAAAGRIEPPTRSGALTGVLTRLLAADPAERPTAAEAAQLLAGPVEAEAAAVRAATVRTSAVRAGTARAGAGRTAADRAGVSKAGAGRTGADRTGAGKTEAGRTGAARAEGVKAAAVEAGAGRAGAVEAGAVEPGAGTAAEDPGSAAGRRWPAPVVATVVLLVVTSAVVLGALRPDFFGGDSAGGLQGGSGPTAPAYTTEDAAELIRSHYDLLPESTEAAWDNLAAGYRQPFPEYQAFWGQYDEVRTDLFEAVQDGASTRFVVRVRVTFIQAGVETAGRYQLLVEPSDGRLRITWSELLI